From the genome of Nicotiana tabacum cultivar K326 chromosome 2, ASM71507v2, whole genome shotgun sequence:
TGCCCCCAACTATTTCCCGTACCTCTATTGAAACAGAATGGTTTCATGTTGTACCTCTATTGAAACAGAATGATTTCTTTCATCACCTAGGAGGTCTTCACATAGTAGGTTGAAAAAATCCTTATTAGGAGGAAGAAGAATTGGATAAATTTCCGGTCTTATAGAAGTAGCTAACAAGTCTAGATGGTTTGCCTCTCTCCAGACGTGGATGATAATGCCGTTGCTAGAAGTCAAAACAATAGAGTATATGGAAGCATAGAGCTAGAACAAAATATTCATTGTATTAATAAAGCTAAACATAATTCAGCATAAGAAAGATTCATTGTCACTTCACTTTACATTTACTACTCTATATACATTTATCTGCCTCTTCCTCCTTTACATGAATAATAGGTTCTTCCACACAAAAATTTCCATTCCCTTTTCTGCTTCCCAAGTCTAAATTCTTCCATGTCAGTTCAGTGTTTTCAGACATCAAATTAGGCCCTTTCCCAACTATCCACTCATCCATGGGATCAATAACATCATCTGTAATGTCATTGCTTCCTTCTGGATCAAAAGCTTGTAATTGCAAATTACAATGGACAAATACCAAATCACGCATCCTCTGCTGCTCTATCGGATTCCTCCCTTGTGTAAATAATTTCTCGACCAAGCTCCTTTTTAGCCTATAATGTGAAGCACCATTGCACGTCTGACTAAGGATTCGAACAGCAAGCCTTTGCAGTTCGGGACAATGACCTCCATATTGTGACCACCAAATTGCTGCAACCATGACTTCCAGGTTAACATAACGAATTacatagaatagaaagataaAAATAGCAGAAAATGTGTAAAATCATACAAACCTGGGGAAATATTTGATAACTTCTCTTTGAAGCTACCAAAATGAAATGTGCCCCTCCCCATGCGATACTCATCAATTTGCAGCGTGATCTTATCCTGTATATGACGATCTTCTGTCATGCGAACAACACAGTAACAAAGACCACAGGAAACTTCCACATCAGTGTAGAAGTCACTTGAATAAAAGAGGCTTGGGTTCAAAAAGTAACCCGAAGCATGAAGATGACTGTGGAGGTATTCATCCCATACGTCATCTATGGCTTTCCAAAATCTTGCATAATGggatttcttctctttgaattcctttttgATCGTCTCTTTAGCTTGATCTATTGTATCATATATAAAACCAACTAGTGGCTTATTAGTACTATTTAGCAATTTTATAATTTCCACAAGGGGAATGGTTGCCTTCACAGCCATCAAAGCCTCAGTCCAAAAGGATTCATCTTCGACCATTTCTGACATTCTTTTACCCTCACTTGTGGAAGCCAAATGCCAATCAGAAGACTGAAACATCCTAATTAAGTGTTCTTTCTGTGATACAATGTTCTCAAGAGTCATGAAGGGCACAATCGACCTTATCTTTGAAGGGCACACTAGCTCATTAGGACAAGCATCTCTCAGAAGCTTTAGGACAGTCGCATTGCTGTAAATAAATTGTGTCAGAGCTTTTGCCTTCTCCAGAACTTGTTGTATCGTGTCTATCGTTGTGAATTTCTGTAACATAAGTTCCATGCAATGAGAAGCATCTACTGTCCAAAAAACAGTCTTAAGTTTTTCCATTAGTTTCTTGCCTGCTTCCGTCATGCAGGCAGCAGATGTCGAGTATGCAACTATTTGGACCACATTTTCAACTCCAACTTCCTCAATAACTTCCTCAAAGAACACTTGCATGGCATCAACATTGCTATCGATAGAT
Proteins encoded in this window:
- the LOC107796009 gene encoding uncharacterized protein LOC107796009, yielding MTQDQIDVRQHGVAVDQKKQKIKCNYCHKVVSGFTRLKYHLGGVRGDVTPCLEAPTLVKEAMKAELHEKKNGNLIKEVEQLYHPNLPLKRNWCPREGDGEPNKTDLTQRSENGNKKHNRVNSKVAGSSVVDSSSREISKSIGRFFYEEGIDFDAIRSPSFRKMVKATFIPGKTIIFPSCHELKGWILQGAVEEMRQYVTKIRNSWASTGCSILLDGWVDSKGRNLINILVYCPRGTIYLRSSDISSIDSNVDAMQVFFEEVIEEVGVENVVQIVAYSTSAACMTEAGKKLMEKLKTVFWTVDASHCMELMLQKFTTIDTIQQVLEKAKALTQFIYSNATVLKLLRDACPNELVCPSKIRSIVPFMTLENIVSQKEHLIRMFQSSDWHLASTSEGKRMSEMVEDESFWTEALMAVKATIPLVEIIKLLNSTNKPLVGFIYDTIDQAKETIKKEFKEKKSHYARFWKAIDDVWDEYLHSHLHASGYFLNPSLFYSSDFYTDVEVSCGLCYCVVRMTEDRHIQDKITLQIDEYRMGRGTFHFGSFKEKLSNISPAIWWSQYGGHCPELQRLAVRILSQTCNGASHYRLKRSLVEKLFTQGRNPIEQQRMRDLVFVHCNLQLQAFDPEGSNDITDDVIDPMDEWIVGKGPNLMSENTELTWKNLDLGSRKGNGNFCVEEPIIHVKEEEADKCI